The Zingiber officinale cultivar Zhangliang chromosome 9A, Zo_v1.1, whole genome shotgun sequence genome window below encodes:
- the LOC122020647 gene encoding uncharacterized protein LOC122020647, whose amino-acid sequence MPTFTAIALERLLEPGSRDPAQKPPPIPITVERAARDTTVRKSVPWPYISPALYATPVATPLPDSPSSIVSESPYLINHKRRGPRLINGFQKNDTSSGQSQQSDVELKVEVVQTSDHGIKSREADNAHTSNGETLTDEASHGKVQNQNLDIGKVGAEDVKKPLSHTIERDDVNDDSFDIHSIASNFKIGDISSQTGSSTSMGEFYDALEEFSSGGTPQSSYNNSEDELCDMKLNLLLEIQKRAQAEESLEQLRNLWQKLSHQLSLLGLSLPIPPNNSEDINAQLNLEPVEELPQQIVVARFVADAISRGCARAEVELEMEPQIAAKNFEISRLGDRLQYYEVANREISQRNQQAVEMARQQRNKRKKRQKWVWGSVCLAISLSATAITWSYVSSSNLIADECDASTGSEQEY is encoded by the exons ATGCCGACTTTCACCGCGATCGCCTTGGAAAGGCTTTTGGAGCCCGGGTCTCGGGATCCTGCGCAGAAGCCGCCTCCGATTCCGATCACGGTGGAAAGAGCGGCACGAGACACTACTGTAAGGAAGAGCGTTCCCTGGCCATATATTTCACCTGCCCTCTATGCCACCCCGGTTGCTACTCCGCTTCCCGATTCTCCTTCGTCAATTGTTTCAGAATCTCCATATCTGATCAACCATAAGAGACGAGGACCTCGTCTCATTAATGGTTTCCAGAAGAATGATACCAGTAGCGGACAGTCTCAGCAATCAGACGTGGAACTGAAGGTTGAAGTCGTGCAAACAAGTGACCATGGGATCAAGAGTCGTGAAGCTGATAATGCCCACACAAGCAATGGTGAGACATTAACAGACGAAGCTAGCCATGGGAAGGTGCAAAACCAAAATCTGGATATTGGAAAGGTTGGAGCTGAGGATGTCAAGAAGCCACTTTCTCATACTATAGAAAGAGATGATGTAAATGATGACTCTTTTGACATCCATAGCATCGCAAGCAATTTTAAGATTGGAGATATCTCTAGTCAGACTGGATCAAGTACTTCTATGGGGGAATTCTATGATGCTTTGGAAG AGTTCTCTAGTGGTGGCACACCACAGTCTTCCTATAACAACTCGGAAGATGAATTGTGTGACATGAAGCTTAATCTTCTGTTGGAGATACAAAAGCGGGCACAGGCTGAAGAATCACTGGAGCAATTGCGAAATCTCTGGCAGAAGCTTTCCCATCAGCTGTCACTACTGGGACTAAGTCTACCTATTCCACCAAATAACTCTGAAGATATTAATGCACAATTAAACTTGGAACCTGTGGAGGAATTGCCCCAACAGATTGTTGTTGCACGCTTTGTTGCTGATGCTATTAGCCGGGGTTGTGCACGCGCTGAGGTTGAACTAGAGATGGAACCTCAAATTGCAGCGAAGAATTTTGAGATTAGTAGGCTGGGGGATCGACTCCAGTATTATGAAGTTGCAAATAGGGAAATATCTCAGAGGAATCAACAGGCAGTTG AAATGGCTAGGCAACAAAGGAACAAGCGCAAGAAGAGACAGAAATGGGTTTGGGGCTCAGTCTGCCTTGCCATCTCACTAAGTGCCACTGCTATTACCTGGTCTTATGTTTCTTCATCGAATCTGATTGCTGACGAGTGTGATGCGTCTACCGGTAGTGAGCAAGAATATTGA
- the LOC122021454 gene encoding transcription factor bHLH63-like encodes MALQSFIMQSLNPLQNSLDRFLSDGFGNGCPDLLSTQNPVSVTENGEETCITRKRKLQSSPKSKATRITRPTAVSKENEKAPKTDCIHVRARRGQATDSHSLAERVRRARISQRMKCLQELVPGCSKATGKAGVLDKIIDYVQSLQRQVEFLSMKLAAVDPAESRSSSMGVFMASSDPVSNGLYGVDFQLGRGPAAFFPFQTLMQDEIRDGKQELCVAGNILPDNLKMEM; translated from the exons ATGGCATTGCAATCCTTTATCATGCAGAGCCTAAATCCACTGCAGAATTCCCTGGATAGGTTTCTTTCCGATGGCTTCGGCAATGGCTGCCCTGATCTCTTGAGCACTCAAAACCCTGTTTCTGTCACTGAAAATGGTGAGGAAACATGTATCACAAGGAAGAGAAAGCTTCAGAGCTCTCCCAAATCAAAGGCAACAAGAATAACAAGACCGACAGCGGTGTCGAAGGAGAACGAGAAGGCACCAAAGACTGATTGCATTCATGTCAGAGCTCGCCGGGGACAAGCCACTGATAGCCATAGTTTGGCTGAAAGA GTGAGGAGGGCACGGATCAGCCAGAGGATGAAGTGCCTCCAGGAACTGGTGCCCGGATGCAGTAAGGCCACCGGAAAGGCCGGCGTGCTTGACAAGATCATCGACTATGTTCAGTCCCTCCAACGACAAGTCGAG TTCCTGTCGATGAAGCTTGCTGCCGTGGATCCTGCAGAATCCAGATCAAGTAGCATGGGCGTGTTCATGGCTTCCTCTGATCCAGTATCTAAT GGTTTGTATGGGGTGGACTTCCAGCTGGGGAGAGGGCCAGCAGCCTTCTTCCCATTTCAGACATTAATGCAAG ATGAGATAAGAGATGGAAAACAAGAATTATGTGTTGCAGGAAATATCTTGCCTGACAATCTGAAGATGGAGATGTGA
- the LOC122019350 gene encoding cell surface glycoprotein 1-like, whose product MANQPKKKQPFRFWPWNPSTTPRVSGKASSSKLPKTTAPAPSKPPSKRPSLPTSTTPSPSPLSAPSPQERRQPPSTKLSPVSSPTPRDEDPMPEISTVQLSPEEEYIAPPPTPLPTPSPKASPSRQATGKVPQQPTPPSRFSPASSSSPRGSRREDPAATTHMSPTPSQGVHQPQQPTETQEVSQTSTSLQTEMYDKKSKEPKSPTHLQEVLTQESQTTQPPKQVEPDSQLTQPETVSAPELGHTIETMIPTSRAIPKGAPLTEQESKAVQEKRITHPESVANTCTPQLQEKQEMDVEKKEHSEASIHTQANAETVNEKQPTLEERPKHVDVDSTTKDLEVTREISHRSQKTKIANEKIEEKQPDMKASKKGLEEKQKTTLDPEIPRASATRGGHDLQTENKMLNIKHSLQGDSECGISIITLAGENSGASMHIGRRTVDTACSRRGSKIEEHPSAGSKVNDKALMDAPKMASTEVPSISTSVNSNVQSINNSLIHESSCIQEDPGVHMIFSTKPAKFANSNDEVRPIQSLQSAFQTNLAQSLTNQHNIRKGNA is encoded by the coding sequence ATGGCCAACCAACCCAAAAAGAAGCAACCTTTTCGGTTTTGGCCATGGAACCCAAGCACCACTCCTCGTGTATCCGGGAAGGCCTCTTCATCGAAACTGCCAAAAACAACAGCCCCAGCTCCATCTAAACCGCCGTCGAAAAGGCCTTCCCTACCTACATCAACCACACCATCACCATCTCCTTTGTCTGCACCTTCGCCTCAGGAACGACGACAACCACCCTCGACGAAGCTTTCTCCAGTCTCAAGCCCCACTCCGCGAGATGAAGATCCAATGCCGGAAATATCTACAGTTCAATTATCACCAGAAGAAGAGTATATAGCACCTCCGCCTACACCTCTGCCTACACCTTCACCAAAAGCATCACCTTCAAGGCAGGCAACTGGCAAAGTGCCTCAACAGCCTACTCCTCCAAGTAGATTCTCTCCGGCCTCAAGCTCATCTCCACGAGGATCAAGAAGAGAAGATCCAGCTGCAACGACCCACATGTCACCAACTCCATCTCAAGGTGTTCATCAACCGCAACAACCGACAGAAACTCAGGAAGTATCTCAAACCTCAACATCCTTGCAAACTGAAATGTATGATAAGAAATCTAAAGAACCTAAGTCCCCAACTCATCTACAAGAAGTCCTTACTCAGGAATCGCAAACTACTCAACCTCCAAAACAAGTAGAACCAGATTCACAATTAACACAGCCAGAAACTGTATCTGCACCTGAGTTAGGACACACAATAGAGACCATGATTCCTACGAGTAGAGCAATTCCGAAAGGAGCACCATTAACTGAACAAGAATCAAAGGCAGTACAAGAGAAAAGGATAACGCATCCAGAGTCAGTAGCAAACACATGCACGCCTCAGCTTCAGGAAAAACAAGAAATGGATGTTGAAAAAAAAGAACACTCGGAGGCCTCCATACATACACAAGCTAATGCTGAAACTGTAAATGAGAAACAGCCAACACTAGAGGAAAgacctaaacatgtagatgtagACAGCACAACAAAAGATCTGGAAGTTACAAGAGAGATAAGCCATCGCAGTCAAAAAacaaaaatagcaaatgaaaaaatTGAAGAGAAGCAACCTGATATGAAAGCAAGTAAGAAGGGTTTAGAAGAAAAGCAGAAAACAACGCTGGATCCAGAGATTCCACGAGCTTCAGCAACTCGTGGAGGACACGATCTCCAAACAGAGAACAAGATGTTGAATATCAAGCACTCACTACAAGGGGATAGTGAATGTGGAATAAGCATTATTACTCTAGCTGGAGAAAATAGTGGTGCATCCATGCACATAGGACGCAGGACAGTTGATACGGCATGTTCTAGGAGAGGGTCCAAGATCGAAGAGCATCCAAGTGCAGGAAGCAAGGTCAATGACAAAGCTCTCATGGATGCACCTAAAATGGCAAGTACTGAAGTCCCCTCCATTAGCACAAGTGTGAATAGCAATGTTCAGAGCATCAACAACTCATTGATTCATGAGAGTTCTTGCATCCAAGAAGATCCAGGAGTTCACATGATCTtctctactaaaccagctaaatTTGCAAATTCAAATGATGAGGTAAGACCAATCCAGTCCCTGCAGAGTGCATTTCAAACGAATCTTGCTCAATCTCTCACCAACCAGCATAATATCAGAAAGGGGAATGCCTGA
- the LOC122021445 gene encoding protein RER1A-like: protein MEVDGAAASVPLLKWKSDFSRTFQYYLDKSTPHATGRWLGTAGMAAIYFLRVYFIQGFYIITYGLGIYLLNLLIGFLSPLADPELEGTDGPALPTKGSDEFKPFVRRLPEFKFWYSITKAFCVAFVMTFFSVFDVPVFWPILLFYWIVLFFLTMKRQIVHMIKYKYLPFSMGKQKYGEKMAGSSGLVKD, encoded by the exons ATGGAGGTCGATGGCGCAGCTGCGTCGGTTCCCTTACTGAAATGGAAAAGCGACTTCTCGAGAACATTTCAGTACTACCTGGATAAATCGACTCCTCACGCGACTGGAAGGTGGCTCGGTACTGCCGGAATGGCGGCCATCTATTTCCTGCGTGTTTACTTCATCCAAGGGTTTTACATAATCACGTATGGGCTAGGGATCTATCTGCTAAATCTCTTGATTGGGTTCCTCTCGCCGTTGGCGGATCCAGAGCTTGAAGGTACTGATGGGCCTGCCTTGCCGACGAAGGGCTCGGATGAGTTCAAACCATTTGTGCGCCGTCTTCCTGAATTCAAGTTCTG GTATTCCATAACAAAAGCTTTCTGTGTTGCCTTTGTGATGACCTTCTTCTCTGTATTTGACGTCCCCGTCTTTTGGCCCATTCTTCTGTTCTACTGGATTGTTCTTTTCTTCTTAACAATGAAACGCCAAATTGTGCACATGATCAAGTACAAGTATCTTCCATTCAGCATGGGAAAGCAG AAATATGGAGAAAAAATGGCTGGAAGCAGCGGACTGGTAAAGGATTGA